Proteins from a genomic interval of Pantoea deleyi:
- the galM gene encoding galactose-1-epimerase — translation MLNDVNSHAPDGQPWRITVLRNASGMLVTFMDWGATWLSARVPMQDGTVREALLGCATPSDYLHQDAYLGATVGRYANRIAGATLNKLNRPLVPNQGAHQLHGGPEGFDKRRWQIVSQSDSEVHYRIDSPDGDQGFPGNLIADLRYQLDDQNCVSIHFEARCDQPCPVNLTNHAYFNLDAHHGDARQHRLQLHADHYLPVDSEGIPNAPLKAVAGSSFDFRQAKVVAQDFLADEDQRAVKGYDHAFLLNSAGDDSQPTAELWSEDGRLQLSVTTSAPALQFYSGNYLAGTRAREQGSYTAFQGIALESEFLPDSPNHAEWPQPDCWLQPGDRWESVTRYRFTPR, via the coding sequence ATGCTGAATGATGTCAACTCCCATGCGCCTGACGGTCAGCCGTGGCGCATCACGGTACTGCGCAATGCCAGCGGTATGCTGGTGACCTTTATGGACTGGGGCGCGACCTGGCTCTCCGCCCGTGTGCCGATGCAGGATGGCACGGTGCGTGAAGCGCTGCTCGGCTGCGCCACGCCCTCTGACTATCTGCATCAGGATGCCTATCTGGGCGCGACGGTGGGCCGTTACGCCAACCGTATCGCCGGGGCAACGCTGAATAAACTGAATCGCCCGCTGGTGCCGAACCAGGGCGCCCATCAGCTGCATGGCGGACCGGAAGGCTTTGATAAGCGCCGCTGGCAGATCGTCAGCCAGAGCGACAGCGAGGTGCACTACCGCATCGATTCGCCGGATGGCGATCAGGGCTTTCCCGGCAACCTGATTGCCGATCTGCGCTATCAGCTGGATGACCAGAACTGCGTAAGCATCCATTTTGAGGCGCGCTGCGATCAGCCCTGCCCGGTGAACCTCACCAACCACGCCTACTTTAACCTTGATGCGCATCATGGCGATGCCCGCCAGCATCGCTTACAACTGCACGCCGACCACTATCTGCCGGTCGACAGCGAGGGCATTCCGAATGCGCCGCTGAAAGCCGTGGCGGGCAGCAGCTTCGATTTCCGTCAGGCCAAAGTCGTGGCGCAGGATTTCCTGGCGGATGAGGATCAGCGTGCGGTGAAGGGCTATGACCACGCGTTCCTGCTTAACAGCGCAGGCGACGACAGCCAGCCCACGGCGGAACTCTGGTCAGAGGATGGCAGATTACAGCTCAGCGTGACCACCTCGGCCCCGGCGCTGCAATTCTATTCCGGCAACTATCTGGCCGGCACCCGTGCCCGCGAACAGGGAAGCTATACTGCCTTTCAGGGCATTGCGCTGGAGAGCGAATTTTTACCGGATTCGCCCAATCACGCTGAGTGGCCTCAGCCCGATTGCTGGCTGCAGCCGGGAGACCGCTGGGAATCCGTGACGCGTTATCGCTTCACGCCACGCTGA
- the gpmA gene encoding 2,3-diphosphoglycerate-dependent phosphoglycerate mutase, with protein MAVTKLVLVRHGESQWNNENRFTGWYDVDLSEKGRGEAKSAGQLLKKEGFVFDFAYTSVLKRAIHTLWNVLDELDQAWLPVEKTWRLNERHYGALQGLDKAETAAKYGDEQVKQWRRGFAVTPPELDRADERFPGHDPRYASLTPEQLPTTESLALTIDRVIPYWNDTILPRIKSGEKVIIAAHGNSLRALVKYLDNLSEDEILELNIPTGVPLVYEFDENFKPLKRYYLGDQDEIAAKAAAVANQGKAK; from the coding sequence ATGGCTGTAACTAAGCTGGTTCTGGTGCGACACGGCGAAAGCCAGTGGAACAACGAAAACCGCTTTACCGGTTGGTATGATGTTGACCTTTCTGAGAAGGGTCGTGGCGAAGCCAAATCAGCGGGACAGCTGCTGAAGAAAGAGGGCTTTGTCTTTGATTTCGCTTACACCTCGGTACTGAAGCGTGCGATTCATACGCTGTGGAACGTGCTGGATGAGCTGGATCAGGCCTGGCTGCCGGTTGAGAAAACCTGGCGTCTGAACGAGCGTCACTACGGTGCGCTGCAGGGTCTGGACAAAGCGGAAACCGCCGCGAAATATGGCGACGAGCAGGTTAAGCAGTGGCGTCGCGGCTTTGCGGTCACCCCGCCAGAGCTGGATCGTGCCGATGAGCGTTTCCCTGGCCACGACCCGCGTTACGCGTCACTGACGCCGGAGCAGCTGCCTACCACCGAGAGCCTGGCGCTGACCATCGACCGCGTTATCCCTTACTGGAACGACACTATTCTGCCGCGCATCAAAAGCGGTGAGAAAGTGATCATCGCGGCACACGGTAACTCCCTGCGCGCGCTGGTAAAATATCTGGATAACCTGAGCGAAGATGAGATCCTCGAACTGAACATCCCGACCGGCGTGCCGCTGGTGTATGAGTTCGACGAAAACTTCAAACCACTGAAACGCTACTACCTGGGCGACCAGGATGAGATTGCCGCGAAAGCCGCAGCCGTTGCGAATCAGGGTAAAGCGAAGTAA
- a CDS encoding YbgS-like family protein has product MMKKFALLFLTAAMTLSSGAVLAEGSNNGTANQAASAGAAAGGAKENLPPNNVDNSKINNTGHDMNPATSGSTTSAGKMSADEIDQNSQCKDGKCPNINRKVETKVGGGDVNTKTDGTTQ; this is encoded by the coding sequence ATGATGAAAAAGTTTGCCTTACTCTTTTTGACAGCAGCAATGACACTGAGCAGCGGCGCGGTCCTGGCTGAGGGCAGCAATAACGGCACAGCGAACCAGGCGGCCAGCGCAGGTGCAGCAGCGGGCGGCGCAAAAGAAAATCTGCCACCCAATAATGTGGATAACAGCAAAATTAATAACACCGGCCATGATATGAACCCGGCCACCTCCGGCAGCACCACCAGCGCCGGCAAGATGTCCGCTGATGAGATCGATCAGAACAGCCAGTGTAAAGATGGTAAATGTCCGAACATCAACCGTAAGGTTGAAACCAAAGTGGGCGGCGGTGACGTTAATACCAAAACCGACGGCACCACTCAGTAA
- a CDS encoding AcrZ family multidrug efflux pump-associated protein, protein MLELLKSLAVAILMVPVVMALMLGMIYGLGEVFNIFSKVGHREKSSARSHN, encoded by the coding sequence ATGCTGGAATTACTGAAAAGCCTCGCCGTGGCGATCCTGATGGTCCCTGTGGTAATGGCGCTGATGCTGGGTATGATTTATGGCCTGGGTGAAGTGTTCAACATCTTCTCGAAAGTGGGTCATCGCGAAAAATCCTCCGCCCGTTCGCACAATTAA
- the modE gene encoding molybdenum-dependent transcriptional regulator, translated as MEAELSLHIRLHQKLFADPRRIELLKRIQQTGSISQGAKLAGISYKSAWDAINEMNQMADETLVERATGGKGGGGATLTRYGERLIQLFQLMEQIQQKAFDALQQDTLPLDSLLAAIARFSLQTSARNQLFGTVISNDARQVVQHLIIQLADGVTQLSVALTQRSADRLQLAAGKEVLVLIKAPWIRVSRDTTEQDNHLAATLTAIEPGEQRSELLMQLASGETLCATLSNDRLHQLALQPGDAVFASFNAEEAIVATLL; from the coding sequence ATGGAAGCCGAACTGTCCCTTCATATCCGTTTACACCAGAAACTGTTTGCCGATCCGCGACGTATCGAGCTGCTGAAACGGATTCAGCAGACCGGATCGATCAGTCAGGGCGCGAAGCTGGCCGGCATCAGCTACAAAAGCGCCTGGGATGCGATCAATGAGATGAACCAGATGGCGGATGAGACGCTGGTTGAGCGGGCCACCGGCGGCAAAGGCGGCGGCGGTGCCACGCTGACCCGCTACGGGGAGCGCCTGATCCAGCTTTTTCAGCTGATGGAGCAGATTCAGCAGAAAGCTTTCGATGCGCTGCAGCAGGATACGCTGCCGCTCGACAGTCTGCTGGCCGCCATCGCCCGTTTCTCGCTGCAGACCAGCGCCCGCAATCAGCTCTTTGGCACCGTGATCAGCAACGATGCCCGCCAGGTGGTGCAGCATCTGATCATTCAGCTGGCCGATGGCGTGACGCAGCTCAGCGTGGCGCTGACTCAGCGCAGTGCCGATCGCCTGCAGCTGGCCGCAGGTAAAGAGGTGCTGGTGCTGATCAAGGCGCCGTGGATCCGCGTCAGCCGCGACACCACAGAGCAGGACAATCATCTGGCGGCCACCCTGACCGCCATTGAGCCGGGTGAGCAGAGAAGCGAACTGCTGATGCAGCTCGCCAGCGGCGAAACCCTGTGCGCGACCCTGAGCAACGACCGGCTTCATCAGCTGGCGCTGCAGCCCGGTGACGCCGTGTTCGCCAGTTTCAATGCAGAGGAGGCGATCGTCGCTACCCTGCTCTAG
- the modF gene encoding molybdate ABC transporter ATP-binding protein ModF, whose product MASLHISQGTFRLSDTRVLRLDTLDLQRGESWAFVGANGSGKSSLARALSGELPPLSGTVRSAFVRPVRLSLEQLQTLVAQEWQRNNTDMLSEGEEDTGLTVAEVIQAEVSDPGRCEQLARQFGIGPLLSRRFKYLSTGETRKTLLCQALMKQPDLLILDEPFDGLDVASRASLTGTLRSLQQPDFTLVLVLNRFDDIPDFIQQVGVLAECTLTHSGPRQAILTEALVAQLAHSEQLMGMALPEADAPDQLPRLADEAPRVILRDGTVSYHDTPVISGLNWQVSAGEHWQIVGPNGAGKSTLLSLVTGDHPQGYSNDLTLFGRRRGSGETIWEIKQHIGYVSSSLHLDYRVSTNVRTVILSGFFDSIGLYQAASDRQKALAQQWLTLLGMDDRLGDAPFHSLSWGQQRLVLIARALVKHPTLLILDEPLQGLDPINRQLVRRFVDVLIGEGRTQLLFVSHHAEDAPGCITHRLSFMPHEAGYHYRQETLR is encoded by the coding sequence ATGGCTTCATTGCACATTTCGCAAGGCACGTTTCGTCTGAGTGATACCCGGGTGCTGCGTCTCGATACGCTGGATCTGCAGCGCGGCGAGAGCTGGGCGTTTGTGGGCGCCAACGGCAGCGGCAAGTCGTCGCTGGCGCGCGCCCTGTCCGGTGAGCTTCCGCCGCTGAGCGGTACTGTTCGCAGTGCCTTCGTCCGGCCGGTCCGGCTGTCGCTGGAGCAGTTGCAGACGCTGGTGGCGCAGGAGTGGCAGCGCAACAACACCGACATGCTCAGCGAAGGAGAAGAGGATACCGGACTGACGGTGGCAGAGGTGATCCAGGCGGAGGTCAGCGACCCCGGCCGGTGCGAACAGCTTGCCCGCCAGTTTGGCATCGGACCGCTGCTGTCGCGTCGCTTTAAATATCTCTCAACCGGCGAAACCCGCAAGACCCTGCTCTGTCAGGCGCTGATGAAGCAGCCCGATCTGCTGATCCTCGATGAGCCGTTCGACGGTCTGGACGTGGCGTCGCGCGCCAGCCTGACCGGGACGCTGCGCAGCCTGCAACAGCCGGACTTTACCCTGGTGCTGGTGCTCAATCGTTTCGATGACATTCCCGATTTCATTCAGCAGGTGGGCGTACTGGCGGAGTGTACGCTGACCCACAGCGGGCCGCGCCAGGCCATTCTCACCGAGGCGCTGGTGGCGCAGCTGGCACACAGTGAACAACTGATGGGAATGGCGTTGCCGGAGGCGGACGCGCCGGACCAGCTGCCCCGGCTGGCCGATGAGGCGCCGCGGGTGATCCTGCGCGACGGCACCGTCTCCTATCACGACACGCCCGTCATCAGCGGGCTGAACTGGCAGGTCAGCGCAGGCGAACACTGGCAGATCGTCGGGCCGAACGGCGCCGGAAAATCGACCCTGTTAAGCCTGGTGACCGGCGATCATCCGCAGGGCTACAGCAACGATCTCACCCTGTTTGGCCGCCGTCGCGGCAGCGGCGAAACCATCTGGGAGATCAAGCAGCATATTGGCTATGTCAGCAGCAGCCTGCATCTCGATTACCGCGTCAGTACCAACGTGCGGACCGTGATTCTGTCCGGCTTTTTTGATTCGATCGGCCTCTATCAGGCCGCCTCTGACCGGCAGAAAGCGCTGGCGCAGCAGTGGCTGACGCTGCTGGGGATGGATGACCGGCTGGGCGATGCGCCCTTCCATTCGCTGTCGTGGGGCCAGCAGCGGCTGGTGCTGATCGCCCGTGCGCTGGTGAAACATCCGACGCTGCTGATTCTGGATGAACCGCTGCAGGGGCTGGATCCGATTAATCGCCAGCTGGTGCGGCGCTTTGTCGATGTGCTGATTGGCGAGGGACGCACACAGCTGCTGTTTGTTTCCCATCATGCCGAGGATGCGCCCGGCTGCATTACCCATCGCCTGAGTTTCATGCCGCACGAAGCGGGCTATCACTACCGGCAGGAGACGCTGCGCTAA
- the galK gene encoding galactokinase, with amino-acid sequence MSLKTITQQLFSDTFGYAATHTIQAPGRVNLIGEHTDYNDGFVLPCAIDYQTVIACARRDDRQIRVVAADYENAQDTFSLDEAIVSVQAPMWANYVRGVVKHLQQRHADFGGIDMVISGNVPQGAGLSSSASLEVAVGTVVQQLYNLPLDGAAIAVNGQEAENQFVGCNCGIMDQLISALGQKDHAMLLDCRTLGTRPVSMPDDVAVVIINSNFRRTLVGSEYNTRREQCEAGARFFSKKALRDVELAEFEAAESQLDPQVAKRVRHVLTENARTLEAADALTRGDLTRMGELMAESHASMRDDFEITVPPIDTLVAIVKAQIGEHGGVRMTGGGFGGCIVALMPQDRVEQVKAAVAEQYEAATGIKETFYVCKASEGAGTC; translated from the coding sequence ATGAGCTTAAAAACCATCACGCAGCAGCTTTTCTCTGACACCTTCGGTTACGCCGCTACGCACACCATTCAGGCGCCGGGCCGCGTCAACCTGATCGGCGAACATACCGACTACAACGATGGCTTTGTACTGCCGTGCGCTATTGATTATCAGACCGTGATCGCCTGCGCCCGCCGTGACGACCGCCAGATCCGCGTCGTCGCCGCAGACTATGAGAATGCGCAGGACACCTTCTCGCTGGATGAGGCGATCGTCAGCGTGCAGGCGCCGATGTGGGCCAACTATGTGCGCGGCGTGGTGAAGCATCTGCAGCAGCGTCACGCCGATTTTGGCGGCATCGATATGGTGATCAGCGGCAACGTGCCGCAGGGCGCGGGCCTCAGCTCCTCCGCCTCGCTGGAAGTGGCGGTCGGCACCGTGGTGCAGCAGCTCTACAACCTGCCGCTGGATGGCGCGGCCATTGCGGTCAATGGCCAGGAAGCGGAGAACCAGTTCGTGGGCTGTAACTGCGGCATCATGGATCAGCTGATCTCGGCGCTGGGCCAGAAAGATCATGCGATGCTGCTGGACTGCCGCACGCTGGGCACCCGTCCGGTCTCGATGCCTGACGATGTCGCCGTGGTGATCATCAACTCCAACTTCCGCCGTACCCTGGTCGGCAGCGAATACAACACCCGCCGTGAGCAGTGCGAAGCGGGCGCGCGTTTCTTCAGTAAAAAAGCGCTGCGTGACGTTGAGCTGGCCGAGTTCGAGGCGGCCGAATCGCAGCTCGACCCGCAGGTGGCAAAACGGGTGCGTCACGTTCTGACCGAAAACGCCCGCACGCTGGAAGCGGCCGATGCGCTGACCCGGGGCGACCTGACGCGCATGGGCGAGCTGATGGCCGAATCGCACGCCTCAATGCGTGACGATTTCGAGATCACCGTGCCGCCGATCGATACCCTGGTGGCGATCGTCAAGGCGCAGATCGGCGAGCATGGCGGTGTGCGCATGACCGGCGGCGGCTTCGGCGGCTGTATCGTCGCGCTGATGCCGCAGGATCGCGTTGAGCAGGTGAAAGCGGCCGTGGCAGAGCAGTATGAAGCCGCGACCGGCATCAAAGAGACCTTCTACGTCTGCAAAGCCTCTGAAGGAGCCGGCACATGCTGA
- the aroG gene encoding 3-deoxy-7-phosphoheptulonate synthase AroG produces the protein MNYQNDDLRIKEIKELLPPVALLEKFPATDRAAQTVSQARQAIHQILQGQDDRLLVVIGPCSIHDPEAAKEYAGRLLALRDELKGELEVVMRVYFEKPRTTVGWKGLINDPYMDNSYQLNDGLRLARKLLLDINDSGLPAAGEFLDMITPQYVADLMSWGAIGARTTESQVHRELASGLSCPVGFKNGTDGTIKVAIDAINAAGSPHCFLSVTKYGHSAIVETSGNGDCHIILRGGKEPNYSAQHVAAVKEGLAKAGLPQQVMIDFSHANSSKQFQRQMVVADDVAQQLSGGEQAIVGVMIESHLVEGNQSLESGEPLVYGKSVTDACIGWEDTDKVLRQLAAAVKQRRG, from the coding sequence ATGAATTACCAGAACGATGACTTACGCATCAAAGAGATTAAAGAGCTGTTACCTCCGGTTGCGCTGCTCGAAAAATTCCCGGCGACCGATCGTGCTGCACAGACCGTTTCACAGGCTCGTCAGGCGATTCATCAGATCCTGCAGGGCCAGGACGACCGCCTGCTGGTGGTGATTGGCCCCTGCTCCATTCATGATCCCGAGGCGGCGAAAGAGTATGCTGGTCGCCTGCTGGCGCTGCGCGATGAGCTGAAGGGCGAACTGGAAGTGGTGATGCGCGTCTATTTCGAGAAGCCGCGCACCACGGTGGGCTGGAAAGGGCTGATCAACGATCCCTACATGGACAACAGCTACCAGCTTAACGACGGCCTGCGTCTGGCGCGTAAACTGCTGCTGGACATCAACGACAGCGGCTTACCGGCGGCGGGTGAGTTCCTGGATATGATCACCCCGCAGTATGTGGCTGACCTGATGAGCTGGGGCGCGATTGGCGCGCGGACCACCGAATCTCAGGTTCACCGCGAGCTGGCTTCGGGGCTCTCCTGCCCGGTCGGCTTCAAAAACGGCACCGACGGCACCATCAAGGTCGCAATCGATGCAATCAACGCGGCGGGTTCACCGCACTGTTTCCTTTCGGTAACCAAGTACGGTCACTCCGCGATTGTCGAAACCAGCGGTAACGGCGACTGCCACATCATCCTGCGCGGCGGCAAAGAGCCGAACTACAGCGCGCAGCATGTGGCCGCGGTGAAAGAGGGACTGGCGAAAGCGGGTCTGCCTCAGCAGGTAATGATCGACTTCAGCCACGCCAACAGCAGCAAGCAGTTCCAGCGTCAGATGGTGGTGGCGGATGACGTCGCGCAGCAGCTGAGCGGCGGAGAACAGGCGATTGTCGGCGTGATGATCGAGAGCCATCTGGTCGAAGGCAACCAGAGCCTGGAGAGCGGGGAGCCGCTGGTCTATGGCAAAAGCGTCACCGACGCCTGCATCGGCTGGGAAGATACGGACAAAGTGCTGCGCCAGCTGGCGGCCGCGGTGAAACAGCGTCGCGGCTGA
- the galT gene encoding galactose-1-phosphate uridylyltransferase has product MDKFNPVDHPHRRYNPLIDQWILVSPHRAKRPWQGAQETPAVNTLPSHDPDCFLCAGNTRITGDKNPDYPGTYVFTNDFAALMTDTPDAPESDDLLMRCESARGTSRVICFSPDHSKTLPEMSLSALEEVVRTWQAQTAELGQHYPWVQVFENKGAAMGCSNPHPHGQVWANSFLPNEAQREDDHQRDYFTNKGTPMLVDYLAREQQDGSRTVVETAHWLAVVPWWAAWPFETLLLPKAHVRRLTDLNEAQRTDLALAIKKLTSRYDNLFQCSFPYSMGWHGAPFNGEANDHWQLHAHFYPPLLRSATVRKFMVGYEMLAETQRDLTAEQAAERLRSVSDVHFREAQQ; this is encoded by the coding sequence ATGGACAAATTCAACCCGGTCGATCATCCGCATCGCCGTTACAATCCACTGATTGATCAATGGATTTTAGTCTCACCGCATCGGGCCAAACGTCCGTGGCAGGGCGCGCAGGAAACCCCGGCGGTGAATACGTTACCGAGCCACGATCCCGACTGCTTCCTGTGTGCCGGCAACACCCGTATCACCGGCGACAAAAACCCGGACTATCCCGGCACCTACGTCTTCACCAATGACTTTGCGGCGCTGATGACCGACACACCCGACGCGCCAGAGAGCGACGATCTGCTGATGCGTTGTGAAAGCGCCCGCGGCACCAGCCGGGTTATCTGCTTCTCGCCCGATCACAGCAAAACGCTGCCGGAGATGTCACTGAGCGCGCTGGAAGAGGTGGTGCGCACCTGGCAGGCGCAGACCGCCGAGCTGGGTCAGCACTATCCCTGGGTGCAGGTGTTCGAGAACAAAGGCGCGGCGATGGGCTGCTCCAACCCGCATCCGCACGGTCAGGTCTGGGCTAACAGCTTCCTGCCGAACGAAGCGCAGCGCGAAGATGACCACCAGCGCGACTACTTCACTAACAAAGGCACACCGATGCTGGTCGATTACCTCGCGCGCGAGCAGCAGGATGGCAGCCGCACCGTGGTGGAAACCGCTCACTGGCTGGCCGTGGTGCCGTGGTGGGCCGCCTGGCCGTTCGAGACCCTGCTGCTGCCTAAAGCGCACGTCAGACGTCTGACCGACCTCAATGAGGCGCAGCGCACCGACCTGGCTTTAGCGATTAAGAAGCTGACCAGCCGCTATGACAACCTGTTCCAGTGCTCCTTCCCCTACTCCATGGGCTGGCACGGTGCGCCGTTCAACGGCGAAGCCAACGATCACTGGCAGCTGCATGCGCACTTCTATCCGCCCCTGCTGCGCTCAGCAACGGTGCGTAAATTTATGGTCGGCTATGAGATGCTGGCCGAGACCCAACGCGATTTAACGGCGGAACAGGCGGCGGAACGTCTGCGTTCTGTCAGCGATGTTCACTTCCGTGAGGCACAACAATGA
- a CDS encoding response regulator transcription factor codes for MAVLLLIDDHPLVEVALDAALSQSPIPVKLLSASSEKAARSLLQQPLDIIVLDIGLPDGDGLEILRRLKIHRPDCPVLIYSAQQTRHYVRRAQALGAAGYVVKSQRMAQLLSAILAVLGGQTAFPPMEEDEPELPLTQKERQILALLASGLSNLQIADQLHISNKTVSTHKKNILEKTGARSVVELADLWKAQQ; via the coding sequence ATGGCCGTTTTGCTTTTGATTGACGATCACCCGCTGGTCGAAGTGGCACTTGACGCCGCACTGAGCCAGTCTCCCATTCCGGTTAAGCTCCTTTCCGCCAGCAGTGAAAAAGCTGCCCGTTCCCTGCTTCAGCAGCCACTGGATATTATTGTGCTGGATATCGGCCTGCCGGATGGCGACGGGCTGGAGATCCTGCGCCGCCTGAAGATCCATCGCCCCGACTGCCCGGTTCTGATCTACTCTGCCCAGCAGACACGGCACTACGTGCGCCGTGCGCAGGCGCTGGGCGCGGCGGGTTATGTGGTGAAAAGTCAGCGCATGGCACAGCTGCTCAGTGCCATCCTGGCGGTGCTGGGCGGGCAGACGGCCTTTCCGCCGATGGAGGAGGATGAGCCTGAACTGCCGCTGACGCAGAAGGAGCGACAGATTCTGGCGCTGCTGGCCAGCGGCCTCTCTAATCTGCAGATCGCCGACCAGCTGCACATCAGCAACAAAACCGTCAGCACCCATAAAAAGAACATCCTGGAAAAAACCGGTGCCCGTTCGGTGGTGGAGCTGGCTGACCTGTGGAAGGCGCAGCAGTGA